A single genomic interval of Nitrosopumilaceae archaeon harbors:
- a CDS encoding tetratricopeptide repeat protein, producing MVVTKLDDSKSLLEEAYDLCQEGEYTLALEYYDLVLFKDPKNIMALIDKGVTLQNLRKYRQAIKCYDDVLEIDPRNKITLVNKGSALHSIRKYHDAIDCYDMALQIDSKYAMAIVYKGLALGELGLLKQAIKCFNDALRIDKKYDLALNNKAMALQLLKANDKLKPKLQKP from the coding sequence TTGGTAGTAACCAAGTTGGATGATTCAAAATCCCTTCTAGAGGAAGCCTATGATCTCTGTCAGGAGGGTGAATATACTCTAGCTCTTGAATATTATGATCTTGTTCTCTTTAAGGATCCAAAAAATATAATGGCTCTAATTGATAAAGGCGTTACACTACAAAATCTTAGGAAATACAGACAGGCAATAAAATGCTATGATGATGTATTGGAGATAGATCCAAGAAACAAAATCACACTTGTTAACAAAGGATCAGCCCTGCATAGTATAAGGAAATATCATGATGCAATTGACTGTTATGATATGGCGTTACAGATTGATTCTAAATATGCTATGGCAATTGTATACAAGGGATTGGCTCTTGGTGAACTTGGGCTGTTAAAACAAGCAATAAAGTGCTTTAATGACGCGTTAAGAATTGACAAAAAATATGATCTTGCGTTAAATAACAAGGCTATGGCACTGCAACTACTCAAAGCTAATGATAAATTAAAACCAAAGTTGCAAAAGCCATAA
- a CDS encoding glycosyltransferase family 39 protein — protein MKLVHFIKTNSRYILPVILFLGSFFIYSYNLEGQPWHGDEVVYLSWAGNYIHLIMKGDFSNPCLASLDNCHLLYHIPAYGLTYSPLRNLLIGFPMDVRNEDNGYFNIWACYWQCTTHTNLPTISEFTAGRLLSPLFGSLTIVISFLIGKFFFNKYVGIVFSLLFLFYDLWMWYSRTVMTEVHYVFFSMLSLLLLLYAFKTGHLKIRYLILSAITFGLAFTSKMLSIEFSGLFLGIILFGGMFKREAGSTFDKRHISKIGLSVFLFGMITILSFFLTLPGFYENPLHQIAVTKSDMDNYNRDVWYIGYPTIHGIQIKNMITVFHYVVFPSFIEKQILEPNSNLFGNLSLTSPLTYSSVPLSIFFFIGLGYLIYRVRKFKNYVQDCIVLFWFISTFIFTLLMAKDFSQERYLLPLLISILFIASYGFWNFINGITYHKTKIAFTVCFIFAHSATVLLDWQKFYFSPDATWTNPLLFGTLQGSLDNPFTFVISLTFVGFLLFMVIIRCRERLHHTVTFRSHNLLGK, from the coding sequence ATGAAACTAGTACATTTTATCAAGACAAACTCCCGATACATACTTCCTGTTATACTATTTCTGGGGTCTTTTTTCATTTATTCGTATAATTTAGAAGGACAGCCTTGGCATGGAGATGAGGTTGTCTATCTTAGCTGGGCTGGAAATTATATCCATTTGATAATGAAGGGTGATTTTTCAAATCCATGTTTAGCATCTCTTGATAACTGTCATCTTTTGTATCATATACCTGCATATGGCCTGACCTATAGTCCACTTCGAAATCTTTTGATTGGTTTTCCAATGGATGTTAGAAACGAAGACAATGGATATTTTAACATCTGGGCCTGTTATTGGCAATGCACCACTCATACCAACCTGCCTACTATTTCAGAATTTACTGCAGGCCGCCTCCTTTCGCCACTTTTTGGATCTTTGACTATAGTAATTTCATTTTTAATTGGAAAATTCTTTTTTAACAAATATGTAGGCATAGTATTTTCGCTTCTTTTCTTATTTTATGATCTTTGGATGTGGTATAGTAGGACTGTGATGACCGAGGTTCATTATGTTTTCTTTAGCATGCTATCGTTATTGCTTTTACTTTATGCTTTCAAAACTGGACATTTAAAAATTAGATATTTAATTTTAAGTGCCATTACATTTGGTTTAGCTTTTACTTCAAAGATGTTGTCTATAGAATTCTCTGGATTATTTCTTGGCATTATTTTGTTTGGTGGTATGTTCAAAAGAGAGGCTGGTTCTACTTTTGACAAAAGACACATATCTAAAATCGGTCTGTCTGTTTTCCTCTTTGGCATGATAACAATTTTGTCATTTTTTTTAACTCTGCCAGGGTTTTACGAAAACCCGTTGCACCAAATTGCAGTGACAAAAAGCGATATGGACAATTATAATCGTGATGTTTGGTATATAGGATATCCAACCATTCATGGGATTCAGATTAAAAATATGATAACAGTTTTTCATTATGTTGTATTTCCAAGCTTCATAGAGAAGCAAATACTTGAACCAAATTCCAATCTATTTGGAAATCTTAGTCTGACTTCTCCTTTGACGTATTCAAGTGTTCCATTGAGCATCTTTTTCTTCATTGGACTTGGGTATCTCATATACAGAGTCAGAAAATTCAAAAACTATGTGCAGGATTGTATAGTTCTATTTTGGTTCATTAGTACTTTTATTTTCACACTTTTGATGGCAAAGGATTTCTCTCAAGAGAGATATTTGCTGCCTCTTTTAATTTCAATTCTTTTTATTGCCTCCTATGGATTCTGGAATTTCATCAATGGTATAACATATCACAAAACAAAAATTGCTTTTACGGTATGTTTTATATTTGCGCATTCTGCGACTGTCTTGCTGGATTGGCAAAAATTTTATTTTTCTCCAGATGCTACATGGACTAATCCACTTCTTTTTGGAACTCTACAGGGATCACTTGATAATCCATTTACATTTGTTATATCTCTAACATTTGTAGGATTCTTACTTTTTATGGTGATAATTAGATGTCGAGAAAGATTACATCATACTGTCACTTTCAGGTCTCATAATCTACTTGGAAAATAA
- a CDS encoding HAMP domain-containing sensor histidine kinase, which translates to MSMRLYNIQLMRYYEEVLAQSARNYAFTGDKKWEQRYRMLEPKSNILLKNAIKIADKKDKKFFSAMDKANLDLVEMETHALELVNNGQASEAVKLLESDEYERRRKILRDGLSEQVETTESNELDESSQSTNIVSDSVKTIIDLERELYEKLRKADVIKEEFLAMITHELRTPLVPIIGYVDILLSQKLGKINDTQKEKLEIIKTSTRFLLKMISDLLDAQKIELGQLAMIKNPHYISQIIKDVLARMRPDLESHGVMVNTDLQENISCLCDNTRIEQVLINLISNAMDFCPKNNGKINIKLRLEDNTHARISIIDNGIGIPKSQLDKIFVKFYKIDTSSTREHGGTGLGLSVCKGIIENHGGKIWAESEEINGGTQIHILLPISTR; encoded by the coding sequence ATGAGCATGCGGCTATACAACATTCAACTTATGAGATATTATGAAGAAGTATTAGCACAATCTGCACGGAATTATGCTTTTACCGGTGATAAAAAATGGGAACAACGATACAGAATGCTAGAACCAAAATCAAACATATTATTAAAAAATGCTATTAAAATCGCAGACAAAAAAGATAAGAAATTCTTTTCAGCTATGGATAAAGCAAATCTTGATCTTGTGGAGATGGAAACCCATGCGCTTGAACTTGTTAACAATGGTCAGGCAAGCGAGGCAGTCAAGCTATTAGAAAGTGATGAATATGAAAGACGAAGAAAAATCTTACGAGATGGTCTTTCTGAACAAGTAGAAACAACAGAATCTAACGAACTGGATGAGTCTTCTCAGTCAACCAATATTGTAAGTGATTCTGTTAAAACTATTATAGATCTAGAGAGAGAATTATATGAAAAACTCAGAAAAGCAGATGTAATAAAAGAAGAATTCTTGGCTATGATAACTCATGAATTAAGGACACCACTTGTGCCAATAATAGGCTACGTTGATATTTTGCTCTCGCAAAAACTAGGAAAAATAAACGATACTCAAAAGGAAAAGCTTGAGATCATCAAAACCAGCACAAGATTTCTCCTAAAGATGATATCTGATCTATTGGATGCTCAAAAAATTGAACTTGGGCAGCTAGCAATGATAAAGAATCCACACTATATTTCTCAAATAATAAAAGATGTACTTGCAAGGATGCGACCTGATCTGGAAAGTCATGGCGTTATGGTAAATACAGATCTTCAAGAAAATATTTCTTGCTTATGTGATAACACCAGAATAGAACAGGTCTTAATCAACCTAATATCAAATGCTATGGATTTCTGCCCAAAAAATAACGGTAAAATTAACATCAAACTACGACTAGAGGACAATACGCATGCAAGAATTAGCATTATTGATAATGGGATTGGAATACCAAAAAGTCAACTTGATAAAATTTTTGTCAAATTCTATAAGATAGATACCTCATCCACAAGAGAACATGGTGGAACAGGACTTGGTTTGTCTGTTTGTAAAGGCATAATTGAAAATCATGGCGGTAAAATCTGGGCAGAATCAGAAGAAATCAATGGAGGCACTCAGATTCATATTTTATTACCTATTTCAACTCGCTAA
- a CDS encoding SHOCT domain-containing protein, producing MRVVPIIIGLLLMIISIPAYLYSPHFLSLAVHSFFRSMSNGGTINTSILHQMGYPSMSAVIPIIQYSVIGMAVAGIGFVLFGFVVKKIPKKIAAKLVTEVSDKEKEVDIYSKPTDEKIQTNLRSLRILQERLAKGEISSSEFLNLKRFLE from the coding sequence ATGAGAGTTGTACCTATAATTATCGGTTTATTACTTATGATAATTTCAATTCCAGCATATCTTTATTCACCTCATTTTTTATCTCTGGCAGTACACTCTTTTTTTCGTTCAATGTCAAACGGCGGCACTATTAATACATCAATACTACACCAGATGGGATATCCGTCTATGAGTGCAGTTATTCCCATTATACAATATTCTGTAATAGGAATGGCAGTAGCTGGAATTGGTTTTGTATTGTTTGGATTTGTAGTAAAAAAGATTCCAAAGAAAATTGCAGCTAAACTAGTTACAGAAGTATCTGATAAAGAGAAAGAAGTTGACATATATTCCAAACCTACAGATGAAAAGATTCAAACAAATCTTCGTAGTCTTAGAATACTACAAGAGAGGTTAGCCAAAGGTGAAATTTCATCAAGTGAGTTTCTAAATTTAAAAAGATTCTTAGAATAA